One genomic window of Arvicola amphibius chromosome 4, mArvAmp1.2, whole genome shotgun sequence includes the following:
- the Slc9a3r2 gene encoding Na(+)/H(+) exchange regulatory cofactor NHE-RF2 isoform X2, protein MSPPIPREPEPQREVDKWGGSLGWPKSSGHSRLGHPLLAIPSSLLMARSRNTMLPASAPGAPPQNFHRGLVQDVNGPPRELRPRLCHLRKGPQGYGFNLHSDKSRPGQYIRSVDPGSPASHSGLRAQDRLIEVNGQNVEGLRHAEVVARIKAREDEAQLLVVDPETDEHFKRLRVIPTEEHVEGPLPSPVTNGTSPAQLNGGSVCSSRSDLPGSEKDNEDGNAWKRDPFQESGLHLSPTAAEAKEKARATRVNKRAPQMDWNRKREIFSNF, encoded by the exons ATGTCCCCACCCATCCCCAGGGAACCTGAGCCACAGCGGGAGGTAGATAAATGGGGTGGCAGTCTCGGCTGGCCCAAGAGCTCGGGCCACTCCAGGCTGGGTCACCCGCTGCTTGCCATTCCTAGCTCACTGCTCATGGCTCGCTCCAGGAATACCATGCTGCCTGCCTCGGCCCCAGGAGCTCCTCCACAGAACTTCCATCGGGGGCTTGTTCAG GATGTCAATGGGCCCCCAAGGGAGCTGCGTCCCCGGCTCTGCCACTTGCGAAAGGGACCCCAGGGCTATGGGTTCAACCTGCATAGTGACAAGTCCCGCCCTGGTCAATACATCCGCTCTGTGGACCCGGGCTCGCCTGCTTCCCACTCTGGCCTCCGTGCCCAGGACCGGCTCATTGAG GTGAATGGGCAGAATGTGGAGGGGCTGCGTCATGCTGAAGTTGTTGCCAGAATCAAGGCCCGGGAGGATGAGGCCCAGTTGCTGGTGGTAGATCCAGAGACTGATGAACACTTCAAGCGGTTGCGGGTCATACCCACTGAGGAACATGTGGAAG GTCCGCTGCCATCACCAGTCACAAATGGGACCAGTCCTGCCCAG CTCAACGGTGGCTCCGTGTGCTCATCCCGAAGTGACCTGCCAGGCTCAGAGAAGGACAATGAG GATGGCAATGCCTGGAAGCGAGACCCCTTCCAGGAGAGTGGCCTCCACCTGAGTCCCACAGCAGCTGAAGCCAAGGAGAAGGCTCGAGCTACCCGAGTCAACAAGCGGGCACCACAAATGGACTGGAACCGGAAGCGAGAGATCTTCAGCAACTTCTGA
- the Slc9a3r2 gene encoding Na(+)/H(+) exchange regulatory cofactor NHE-RF2 isoform X1, which translates to MAAPESLRPRLCRLVRGEQGYGFHLHGEKGRRGQFIRRVEPGSPAEAAALRAGDRLVEVNGVNVEGETHHQVVQRIKAVEGQTRLLVVDKETDEELSRRQLTCTEEMAHRGLPPVHNPWEPKHDWARAGSLGSDTGQKDVNGPPRELRPRLCHLRKGPQGYGFNLHSDKSRPGQYIRSVDPGSPASHSGLRAQDRLIEVNGQNVEGLRHAEVVARIKAREDEAQLLVVDPETDEHFKRLRVIPTEEHVEGPLPSPVTNGTSPAQLNGGSVCSSRSDLPGSEKDNEDGNAWKRDPFQESGLHLSPTAAEAKEKARATRVNKRAPQMDWNRKREIFSNF; encoded by the exons ATGGCCGCGCCGGAGTCGCTGCGGCCCCGCCTGTGTCGCCTGGTACGCGGCGAGCAAGGCTACGGCTTCCACCTGCATGGCGAGAAGGGCCGCCGCGGCCAGTTCATCCGGCGCGTGGAGCCAGGCTCCCCAGCCGAGGCCGCCGCGCTGCGCGCCGGGGACCGCCTGGTTGAGGTCAACGGCGTCAACGTAGAGGGCGAGACGCATCACCAG GTGGTACAGAGGATCAAGGCTGTGGAGGGGCAGACTCGGCTGCTCGTGGTGGACAAGGAGACAGATGAGGAGCTCAGCAGGCGGCAGCTGACCTGCACTGAGGAGATGGCCCATCGAGGCCTTCCACCAGTCCACAACCCCTGGGAACCAAAGCATGACTGGGCACGCGCGGGCAGCCTTGGCTCGGACACTGGCCAGAAG GATGTCAATGGGCCCCCAAGGGAGCTGCGTCCCCGGCTCTGCCACTTGCGAAAGGGACCCCAGGGCTATGGGTTCAACCTGCATAGTGACAAGTCCCGCCCTGGTCAATACATCCGCTCTGTGGACCCGGGCTCGCCTGCTTCCCACTCTGGCCTCCGTGCCCAGGACCGGCTCATTGAG GTGAATGGGCAGAATGTGGAGGGGCTGCGTCATGCTGAAGTTGTTGCCAGAATCAAGGCCCGGGAGGATGAGGCCCAGTTGCTGGTGGTAGATCCAGAGACTGATGAACACTTCAAGCGGTTGCGGGTCATACCCACTGAGGAACATGTGGAAG GTCCGCTGCCATCACCAGTCACAAATGGGACCAGTCCTGCCCAG CTCAACGGTGGCTCCGTGTGCTCATCCCGAAGTGACCTGCCAGGCTCAGAGAAGGACAATGAG GATGGCAATGCCTGGAAGCGAGACCCCTTCCAGGAGAGTGGCCTCCACCTGAGTCCCACAGCAGCTGAAGCCAAGGAGAAGGCTCGAGCTACCCGAGTCAACAAGCGGGCACCACAAATGGACTGGAACCGGAAGCGAGAGATCTTCAGCAACTTCTGA
- the Nthl1 gene encoding endonuclease III-like protein 1 isoform X1 gives MHLWTSWVPSTAMMPVPPPKVRRYQVLLSLMLSSQTKDQVTAGAMQRLRARGLTVENILQTDDDMLGRLIYPVGFWRNKVKFIKQTTAILQQRYEGDIPASVAELVALPGVGPKMAHLTMAVAWGTVSGIAVDTHVHRIANRLRWTKKVTKTPEATRTALEEWLPRGLWSEINGLLVGFGQQICLPVHPQCQACLNRALCPAAQNL, from the exons GTGCGGAGGTACCAGGTGCTCCTGTCGCTGATGCTGTCCAGCCAAACCAAAGACCAGGTGACAGCAGGTGCCATGCAGCGCCTACGGGCCCGGGGCTTGACCGTGGAAAACATCCTGCAGACGGATGATGACATGCTGGGCAGGCTCATCTACCCTGTGGGCTTCTGGAGG AACAAGGTCAAGTTCATCAAGCAGACAACCGCCATCCTGCAGCAGCGCTATGAAGGGGACATCCCTGCTTCTGTGGCGGAGCTGGTAGCCTTGCCAGGTGTTGGACCCAAGATGGCACACTTGACTATGGCTGTGGCCTGGGGGACCGTATCAGGCATAG CAGTGGACACCCATGTACACAGAATTGCCAACCGACTAAGGTGGACCAAGAAGGTGACCAAGACCCCAGAGGCAACTCGCACAGCCTTGGAGGAGTGGCTGCCCAG GGGGCTGTGGAGTGAGATCAATGGACTGCTGGTGGGCTTCGGCCAACAGATTTGTCTTCCTGTCCATCCTCAATGCCAGGCCTGCCTCAACCGGGCCCTGTGTCCTGCTGCCCAGAACCTTTAA
- the Slc9a3r2 gene encoding Na(+)/H(+) exchange regulatory cofactor NHE-RF2 isoform X3, producing the protein MARSRNTMLPASAPGAPPQNFHRGLVQDVNGPPRELRPRLCHLRKGPQGYGFNLHSDKSRPGQYIRSVDPGSPASHSGLRAQDRLIEVNGQNVEGLRHAEVVARIKAREDEAQLLVVDPETDEHFKRLRVIPTEEHVEGPLPSPVTNGTSPAQLNGGSVCSSRSDLPGSEKDNEDGNAWKRDPFQESGLHLSPTAAEAKEKARATRVNKRAPQMDWNRKREIFSNF; encoded by the exons ATGGCTCGCTCCAGGAATACCATGCTGCCTGCCTCGGCCCCAGGAGCTCCTCCACAGAACTTCCATCGGGGGCTTGTTCAG GATGTCAATGGGCCCCCAAGGGAGCTGCGTCCCCGGCTCTGCCACTTGCGAAAGGGACCCCAGGGCTATGGGTTCAACCTGCATAGTGACAAGTCCCGCCCTGGTCAATACATCCGCTCTGTGGACCCGGGCTCGCCTGCTTCCCACTCTGGCCTCCGTGCCCAGGACCGGCTCATTGAG GTGAATGGGCAGAATGTGGAGGGGCTGCGTCATGCTGAAGTTGTTGCCAGAATCAAGGCCCGGGAGGATGAGGCCCAGTTGCTGGTGGTAGATCCAGAGACTGATGAACACTTCAAGCGGTTGCGGGTCATACCCACTGAGGAACATGTGGAAG GTCCGCTGCCATCACCAGTCACAAATGGGACCAGTCCTGCCCAG CTCAACGGTGGCTCCGTGTGCTCATCCCGAAGTGACCTGCCAGGCTCAGAGAAGGACAATGAG GATGGCAATGCCTGGAAGCGAGACCCCTTCCAGGAGAGTGGCCTCCACCTGAGTCCCACAGCAGCTGAAGCCAAGGAGAAGGCTCGAGCTACCCGAGTCAACAAGCGGGCACCACAAATGGACTGGAACCGGAAGCGAGAGATCTTCAGCAACTTCTGA